A DNA window from Xanthomonas campestris pv. campestris str. ATCC 33913 contains the following coding sequences:
- a CDS encoding quinoprotein dehydrogenase-associated putative ABC transporter substrate-binding protein, with product MTHLQGVRHAHRQVTAGVRGLTRHLCMVLVGCSLGLVAAGCTREPSSPTARASHSDAAPATPTASPAPASTPPPAADPSVLRVCADPGNMPLSNKAGEGFQNKIAQVVAEAMGRRLEYEWRTYYQRGLARSTINAGRCDVLMDLNSDFEMGLTTRPLYRSPYVLVTRKGLDLVPTSLDDPALKKLRLGVFQSSPARQALYEHGVSGEVKYLFYDSATAPEEHPGKLVERVAAGELDAAESWGPVAGYYAARNNLGVVPLNTIDDAVLEYSMAWAVARKNAALRDALNTALQQSAAKIDEILRSYHVPLVRCADCIVAGDLASHGPYVTPASAPKSTNAATSSQELAQLQLRIADGADPNQELAHALDAGDALRAAWLLRHGADANQPNLLGEPPLHQAIRNQEPDLVGLLIDAGARLDARDGNGWTALMKAAWGNDADSVQRLLARRAPLDTVSSDGWNALELAVSYADVGVVEALLKAGAKARGANRTGFTPVMFAVPREDPAILDALLKHGADVRGANQAGVTALMLAAASGREATAKRLLAAGADPAARNRDGKTAATLAQERGDAALAALLAPGKRSTTQ from the coding sequence ATGACGCATCTGCAAGGCGTTCGGCACGCACACCGGCAGGTCACTGCCGGCGTGCGTGGCCTCACCCGGCACCTGTGCATGGTGCTGGTGGGGTGCAGCCTCGGACTCGTCGCCGCAGGTTGCACACGCGAGCCGTCCTCACCGACGGCTCGCGCTTCTCATTCCGATGCTGCGCCGGCCACGCCCACTGCGTCGCCGGCGCCAGCGTCCACGCCTCCACCCGCCGCCGATCCGTCGGTGCTGCGCGTATGCGCGGACCCCGGCAACATGCCGCTGTCCAACAAGGCTGGCGAAGGCTTCCAGAACAAGATTGCGCAGGTCGTGGCCGAGGCCATGGGCCGCCGGCTGGAATACGAATGGCGCACCTATTACCAGCGCGGTCTGGCACGCAGCACCATCAATGCCGGCCGCTGCGATGTGTTGATGGACCTCAACAGCGATTTCGAAATGGGCCTGACCACACGGCCGCTGTATCGCTCGCCCTATGTGCTGGTCACGCGCAAGGGCCTGGACCTGGTACCCACCTCGCTCGACGACCCGGCCCTGAAAAAACTGCGGCTGGGCGTGTTCCAGAGTTCGCCTGCCCGTCAGGCCTTGTACGAACATGGCGTGTCGGGCGAGGTGAAATACCTGTTCTACGACTCGGCCACCGCGCCGGAAGAGCATCCCGGCAAACTGGTCGAGCGCGTTGCCGCCGGTGAGCTGGATGCGGCCGAATCCTGGGGCCCGGTGGCTGGGTACTACGCCGCACGCAACAACCTTGGCGTGGTGCCGCTCAACACCATCGACGATGCGGTGCTGGAGTATTCGATGGCCTGGGCCGTGGCGCGCAAGAACGCGGCACTGCGCGATGCGCTGAACACCGCCCTGCAGCAGAGCGCCGCCAAGATCGATGAAATTCTGCGCAGCTATCACGTGCCGCTGGTGCGGTGTGCGGACTGCATTGTGGCCGGCGATCTGGCATCGCATGGGCCGTATGTCACACCCGCGTCCGCACCGAAAAGCACCAATGCCGCGACGTCCTCGCAGGAGCTGGCCCAACTGCAGCTGCGCATCGCCGATGGCGCAGATCCGAACCAGGAACTGGCCCACGCGCTGGATGCCGGTGATGCGCTGCGTGCAGCGTGGTTGCTACGCCATGGCGCCGATGCCAACCAGCCCAACCTGCTGGGCGAGCCACCGTTGCACCAGGCCATCCGCAATCAGGAACCGGACCTGGTTGGCCTGCTGATCGACGCCGGCGCACGCCTTGACGCGCGTGATGGCAACGGCTGGACGGCCTTGATGAAGGCCGCCTGGGGCAACGATGCGGACAGCGTGCAACGGCTGCTCGCCCGCCGCGCGCCACTGGACACCGTGTCCAGCGATGGCTGGAACGCGCTGGAGCTGGCGGTGTCGTACGCCGACGTCGGTGTCGTTGAGGCGTTGCTGAAAGCCGGCGCCAAGGCACGTGGCGCCAACCGCACCGGGTTTACGCCGGTGATGTTTGCAGTACCGCGCGAGGACCCGGCCATTCTGGATGCATTGCTGAAGCACGGCGCCGATGTACGTGGCGCCAACCAGGCCGGCGTCACCGCCTTGATGCTGGCGGCTGCCTCCGGCCGCGAAGCGACGGCCAAGCGCTTGCTGGCCGCCGGCGCCGACCCGGCTGCGCGCAATCGCGACGGTAAGACCGCTGCGACCTTGGCGCAGGAGCGCGGCGATGCGGCATTGGCCGCGCTGCTGGCACCTGGCAAGCGCAGCACCACCCAATAA